One Carassius auratus strain Wakin chromosome 16, ASM336829v1, whole genome shotgun sequence genomic window carries:
- the LOC113116190 gene encoding trafficking kinesin-binding protein 1-like isoform X2 has product MTLTLDHSKEEYFEFDSSLEILEISSSSYLSSNSADDEDDEEDAEAYTLEEVLCADRVGQMTKTYNDIDAVTRLLEEKERDLELAARIGQSLLKKNKTLSERNTFLEEQVEHIREEVSQLRHDLSMKDELLQFYTSAAEESDGESASTTPIRRNDSSFTIPNYLPLDSLQKKLKDLEEENIVLRSEANHLETETISYEEKEQQLVNDCVKELRDANIQISTIAEELAKKTEDASRQQEEITHLLSQIVDLQKKAKSYALENEELTQHLGAAKDAQRALTAELRELEDKYAECMEMLHEAQEELKNFRNKTLPLSTPRRFHSLGLFPMDSLAAEIEGTMRKEIQMSDPDVEEQRLHPKRVFETVRNINQTVRQRSMGPSPMNIPGSNQTSSMNSRRSSCLSTPRSSMYGGDGIEMDNRTTSMLMETQSNQDGSDDSNRKPGTPGTPGSRDLAAALRRLSLRRDNYISERRFFEEERERKLNALAEEKSDLYGERDGGSGSEDGGPLTPADSIMSLGTLHSVYSIYSTRSYLPEKLQIVKPLEGSATLHAWQLLAQPHLGNLLDTRPGVVTKGFRPLELDLEEVYQFTDLEEDEPGQHSQSPISTSCLGSLPCSPSLRRPRANNPDYKEEQPLENGGTPGVGPDQMEAGEEEVSSVHFPGKCMSHTSSTYTFTTCRILHPTDELTRVTPSLLSGPSLASCVMSNSSLRSTPVSTPCTPRRLSLAESFTNLRDSTKTTSTSLGLVRLLQERGISSAVYNPLSWDRADRAPPPDPGLSHTVTPMHPGLDTLPSTPPNSPSKSKPTSLVLPVDYSPSDPPYETFLASRPASSILKEVREADERARTDTPCQTEVSVQNLRLVDKVKKFSLAPRTLTPGIGRPGPSFGAHAVVTSPIGGLPVLNSGMRRNRSYPAMVGASMAMKGPGPPSEDLLLAPGPPRQTSLNEK; this is encoded by the exons ATGACATTGACTCTTGATCACTCTAAAGAGGAGTACTTTGAGTTTGACTCTTCTTTAGAGATCCTGGAAATATCTAGCTCATCTTACTTGAGCTCAAACAGtgctgatgatgaggatgatgaggaagaTGCAGAGGCATACACCCTGGAGGAAG TTCTATGTGCTGATCGAGTGGGCCAGATGACTAAGACGTATAATGATATAGATGCTGTGACACGTCTCCTGGAGGAG AAAGAGCGGGATTTGGAGTTGGCGGCTCGTATAGGTCAGTCTCTGCTGAAGAAGAACAAAACCCTCAGCGAGAGGAACACCTTCCTGGAGGAGCAGGTGGAGCACATACGAGAAGAG GTGTCTCAGCTGCGTCATGATCTCTCAATGAAGGATGAGCTCCTGCAGTTCTACACAAGTGCAGCTGAGGAGAGCGATGGAGAATCTGCTTCTACCACACC tATTCGCAGAAATGACTCGTCTTTCACAATCCCGAATTACCTCCCTCTGGATTCCCTACAAAAGAAACTCAAAGACCTGGAGGAAGAGAACATCGTCCTGCGATCAGAG gcaAATCACTTAGAGACAGAGACCATCTCGTATGAAGAAAAGGAACAACAGCTTGTAAATGACTGTGTTAAAGAGCTCA GAGATGCTAATATACAGATCTCCACGATTGCGGAGGAGCTGGCTAAGAAAACAGAGGATGCCTCTCGCCAGCAAGAGGAAATCACACACCTTCTCTCTCAGATCGTTGACCTGCAGAAAAAAGCCAAATCT TATGCACTAGAAAACGAAGAGCTCACCCAGCATCTGGGAGCTGCTAAAGATGCCCAAAGAGCACTAACAGCGGAG CTGAGGGAGCTGGAGGATAAGTATGCTGAATGTATGGAGATGCTTCATGAAGCTCAGGAGGAACTGAAGAACTTCAGGAATAAAACGCTGCCTCTCAGTACACCGCGACGATTCCACTCGCTTGGTCTCTTCCCCATG GACTCTTTAGCTGCTGAAATTGAAGGCACCATGAGGAAAGAGATTCAAATGTCTGATCCAGACGTAGAGGAACAAAG GTTGCACCCTAAACGTGTCTTTGAGACGGTGCGTAATATCAACCAGACTGTTCGGCAGCGCTCCATGGGCCCGTCCCCTATGAACATCCCAGGGTCCAATCAGACATCCAGTATGAATTCCAGGCGTTCTAGTTGTCTGAGCACACCCAGATCGAGCATGTACGGAGGGGATGGTATTGAAATGGACAACCGCACTACCAGTATGCTGATGGAAACCCAGTCAAATCAGGATGG CTCTGATGACTCCAACAGAAAGCCTGGCACGCCTGGCACACCCGGCTCCCGTGACCTGGCGGCGGCACTGCGACGTCTTTCCCTTCGACGGGACAACTACATTAGCGAGCGACGTTTCTTTGAGGAGGAGAGAGAGCGTAAACTCAACGCCCTGGCAGAAGAGAAGAGCGACTTGTACGGGGAGAGAGATGGTGGGAGTGGCAGTGAAGACGGCGGCCCCCTCACTCCTGCAGACAGCATCATGTCTCTGGGAACCCTGCACTCGGTTTACTCCATCTACAGCACCCGCTCCTACCTGCCAGAGAAACTCCAGATCGTCAAGCCTCTGGAAG GTTCGGCCACTCTGCACGCATGGCAGCTGCTCGCTCAGCCCCACCTGGGCAACCTCCTGGACACACGGCCGGGTGTCGTGACCAAGGGCTTTCGACCGCTAGAGCTGGACCTGGAGGAGGTGTACCAATTCACCGACCTGGAGGAAGATGAGCCAGGACAGCATTCCCAATCCCCCATCTCTACCTCTTGCCTGGGTTCTCTGCCTTGTTCACCTTCTTTGCGTCGACCGCGTGCCAACAATCCTGATTACAAGGAAGAGCAGCCCTTAGAAAATGGAGGGACCCCTGGAGTGGGGCCAGATCAAATGGAGGCTGGAGAGGAGGAGGTCTCATCTG TGCATTTCCCTGGTAAATGTATGTCTCACACCAGCTCCACGTACACCTTCACCACCTGCAGGATCCTGCACCCTACTGATGAACTCACCAGAGTCACACCCAG TCTTTTGTCAGGTCCATCACTAGCTTCTTGTGTGATGTCCAACAGCAGTCTGCGCTCGACCCCTGTGTCCACCCCCTGCACGCCTCGTCGCCTCAGCTTGGCGGAGAGTTTCACCAACCTCCGCGACTCAACCAAGACCACCAGTACCTCTCTGGGACTAGTGCGCCTCCTACAGGAGAGAGGTATATCTTCTGCTGTCTATAACCCTCTCAGTTGGGACCGGGCGGACCGAGCCCCTCCACCAGACCCCGGTTTATCGCACACTGTCACCCCCATGCATCCCGGCCTGGACACGCTTCCCTCCACCCCTCCAAACTCCCCCAGCAAGTCCAAACCCACCAGTCTTGTGCTCCCTGTAGACTACAGCCCCTCAGACCCCCCCTATGAAACCTTCCTGGCTTCACGCCCGGCCAGCTCGATTCTCAAGGAAGTGCGGGAGGCGGACGAAAGAGCTCGGACAGATACGCCGTGTCAGACTGAAGTCAGTGTGCAGAACTTGAGACTGGTGGACAAGGTGAAGAAGTTTAGCCTGGCTCCCAGAACTTTGACCCCAGGGATCGGAAGGCCGGGACCGTCGTTTGGGGCCCACGCTGTTGTGACTTCCCCTATCGGGGGACTGCCAGTGCTGAACTCAGGGATGAGAAGAAACCGGAGTTACCCAGCTATGGTTGGGGCTAGTATGGCTATGAAGGGCCCGGGGCCTCCCAGCGAGGACCTGCTCTTGGCCCCTGGGCCACCCAGACAAACTAGCCTCAATGAAAAGTGA
- the LOC113116190 gene encoding trafficking kinesin-binding protein 1-like isoform X3 has translation MQRFVEADYYELDWYYEECADVLCADRVGQMTKTYNDIDAVTRLLEEKERDLELAARIGQSLLKKNKTLSERNTFLEEQVEHIREEVSQLRHDLSMKDELLQFYTSAAEESDGESASTTPIRRNDSSFTIPNYLPLDSLQKKLKDLEEENIVLRSEANHLETETISYEEKEQQLVNDCVKELRDANIQISTIAEELAKKTEDASRQQEEITHLLSQIVDLQKKAKSYALENEELTQHLGAAKDAQRALTAELRELEDKYAECMEMLHEAQEELKNFRNKTLPLSTPRRFHSLGLFPMDSLAAEIEGTMRKEIQMSDPDVEEQRLHPKRVFETVRNINQTVRQRSMGPSPMNIPGSNQTSSMNSRRSSCLSTPRSSMYGGDGIEMDNRTTSMLMETQSNQDGSDDSNRKPGTPGTPGSRDLAAALRRLSLRRDNYISERRFFEEERERKLNALAEEKSDLYGERDGGSGSEDGGPLTPADSIMSLGTLHSVYSIYSTRSYLPEKLQIVKPLEGSATLHAWQLLAQPHLGNLLDTRPGVVTKGFRPLELDLEEVYQFTDLEEDEPGQHSQSPISTSCLGSLPCSPSLRRPRANNPDYKEEQPLENGGTPGVGPDQMEAGEEEVSSVHFPGKCMSHTSSTYTFTTCRILHPTDELTRVTPSLLSGPSLASCVMSNSSLRSTPVSTPCTPRRLSLAESFTNLRDSTKTTSTSLGLVRLLQERGISSAVYNPLSWDRADRAPPPDPGLSHTVTPMHPGLDTLPSTPPNSPSKSKPTSLVLPVDYSPSDPPYETFLASRPASSILKEVREADERARTDTPCQTEVSVQNLRLVDKVKKFSLAPRTLTPGIGRPGPSFGAHAVVTSPIGGLPVLNSGMRRNRSYPAMVGASMAMKGPGPPSEDLLLAPGPPRQTSLNEK, from the exons ATGCAGAGGTTTGTGGAGGCTGATTACTACGAGCTGGACTGGTACTATGAAGAGTGTGCTGACG TTCTATGTGCTGATCGAGTGGGCCAGATGACTAAGACGTATAATGATATAGATGCTGTGACACGTCTCCTGGAGGAG AAAGAGCGGGATTTGGAGTTGGCGGCTCGTATAGGTCAGTCTCTGCTGAAGAAGAACAAAACCCTCAGCGAGAGGAACACCTTCCTGGAGGAGCAGGTGGAGCACATACGAGAAGAG GTGTCTCAGCTGCGTCATGATCTCTCAATGAAGGATGAGCTCCTGCAGTTCTACACAAGTGCAGCTGAGGAGAGCGATGGAGAATCTGCTTCTACCACACC tATTCGCAGAAATGACTCGTCTTTCACAATCCCGAATTACCTCCCTCTGGATTCCCTACAAAAGAAACTCAAAGACCTGGAGGAAGAGAACATCGTCCTGCGATCAGAG gcaAATCACTTAGAGACAGAGACCATCTCGTATGAAGAAAAGGAACAACAGCTTGTAAATGACTGTGTTAAAGAGCTCA GAGATGCTAATATACAGATCTCCACGATTGCGGAGGAGCTGGCTAAGAAAACAGAGGATGCCTCTCGCCAGCAAGAGGAAATCACACACCTTCTCTCTCAGATCGTTGACCTGCAGAAAAAAGCCAAATCT TATGCACTAGAAAACGAAGAGCTCACCCAGCATCTGGGAGCTGCTAAAGATGCCCAAAGAGCACTAACAGCGGAG CTGAGGGAGCTGGAGGATAAGTATGCTGAATGTATGGAGATGCTTCATGAAGCTCAGGAGGAACTGAAGAACTTCAGGAATAAAACGCTGCCTCTCAGTACACCGCGACGATTCCACTCGCTTGGTCTCTTCCCCATG GACTCTTTAGCTGCTGAAATTGAAGGCACCATGAGGAAAGAGATTCAAATGTCTGATCCAGACGTAGAGGAACAAAG GTTGCACCCTAAACGTGTCTTTGAGACGGTGCGTAATATCAACCAGACTGTTCGGCAGCGCTCCATGGGCCCGTCCCCTATGAACATCCCAGGGTCCAATCAGACATCCAGTATGAATTCCAGGCGTTCTAGTTGTCTGAGCACACCCAGATCGAGCATGTACGGAGGGGATGGTATTGAAATGGACAACCGCACTACCAGTATGCTGATGGAAACCCAGTCAAATCAGGATGG CTCTGATGACTCCAACAGAAAGCCTGGCACGCCTGGCACACCCGGCTCCCGTGACCTGGCGGCGGCACTGCGACGTCTTTCCCTTCGACGGGACAACTACATTAGCGAGCGACGTTTCTTTGAGGAGGAGAGAGAGCGTAAACTCAACGCCCTGGCAGAAGAGAAGAGCGACTTGTACGGGGAGAGAGATGGTGGGAGTGGCAGTGAAGACGGCGGCCCCCTCACTCCTGCAGACAGCATCATGTCTCTGGGAACCCTGCACTCGGTTTACTCCATCTACAGCACCCGCTCCTACCTGCCAGAGAAACTCCAGATCGTCAAGCCTCTGGAAG GTTCGGCCACTCTGCACGCATGGCAGCTGCTCGCTCAGCCCCACCTGGGCAACCTCCTGGACACACGGCCGGGTGTCGTGACCAAGGGCTTTCGACCGCTAGAGCTGGACCTGGAGGAGGTGTACCAATTCACCGACCTGGAGGAAGATGAGCCAGGACAGCATTCCCAATCCCCCATCTCTACCTCTTGCCTGGGTTCTCTGCCTTGTTCACCTTCTTTGCGTCGACCGCGTGCCAACAATCCTGATTACAAGGAAGAGCAGCCCTTAGAAAATGGAGGGACCCCTGGAGTGGGGCCAGATCAAATGGAGGCTGGAGAGGAGGAGGTCTCATCTG TGCATTTCCCTGGTAAATGTATGTCTCACACCAGCTCCACGTACACCTTCACCACCTGCAGGATCCTGCACCCTACTGATGAACTCACCAGAGTCACACCCAG TCTTTTGTCAGGTCCATCACTAGCTTCTTGTGTGATGTCCAACAGCAGTCTGCGCTCGACCCCTGTGTCCACCCCCTGCACGCCTCGTCGCCTCAGCTTGGCGGAGAGTTTCACCAACCTCCGCGACTCAACCAAGACCACCAGTACCTCTCTGGGACTAGTGCGCCTCCTACAGGAGAGAGGTATATCTTCTGCTGTCTATAACCCTCTCAGTTGGGACCGGGCGGACCGAGCCCCTCCACCAGACCCCGGTTTATCGCACACTGTCACCCCCATGCATCCCGGCCTGGACACGCTTCCCTCCACCCCTCCAAACTCCCCCAGCAAGTCCAAACCCACCAGTCTTGTGCTCCCTGTAGACTACAGCCCCTCAGACCCCCCCTATGAAACCTTCCTGGCTTCACGCCCGGCCAGCTCGATTCTCAAGGAAGTGCGGGAGGCGGACGAAAGAGCTCGGACAGATACGCCGTGTCAGACTGAAGTCAGTGTGCAGAACTTGAGACTGGTGGACAAGGTGAAGAAGTTTAGCCTGGCTCCCAGAACTTTGACCCCAGGGATCGGAAGGCCGGGACCGTCGTTTGGGGCCCACGCTGTTGTGACTTCCCCTATCGGGGGACTGCCAGTGCTGAACTCAGGGATGAGAAGAAACCGGAGTTACCCAGCTATGGTTGGGGCTAGTATGGCTATGAAGGGCCCGGGGCCTCCCAGCGAGGACCTGCTCTTGGCCCCTGGGCCACCCAGACAAACTAGCCTCAATGAAAAGTGA
- the LOC113116190 gene encoding trafficking kinesin-binding protein 1-like isoform X4, with translation MTKTYNDIDAVTRLLEEKERDLELAARIGQSLLKKNKTLSERNTFLEEQVEHIREEVSQLRHDLSMKDELLQFYTSAAEESDGESASTTPIRRNDSSFTIPNYLPLDSLQKKLKDLEEENIVLRSEANHLETETISYEEKEQQLVNDCVKELRDANIQISTIAEELAKKTEDASRQQEEITHLLSQIVDLQKKAKSYALENEELTQHLGAAKDAQRALTAELRELEDKYAECMEMLHEAQEELKNFRNKTLPLSTPRRFHSLGLFPMDSLAAEIEGTMRKEIQMSDPDVEEQRLHPKRVFETVRNINQTVRQRSMGPSPMNIPGSNQTSSMNSRRSSCLSTPRSSMYGGDGIEMDNRTTSMLMETQSNQDGSDDSNRKPGTPGTPGSRDLAAALRRLSLRRDNYISERRFFEEERERKLNALAEEKSDLYGERDGGSGSEDGGPLTPADSIMSLGTLHSVYSIYSTRSYLPEKLQIVKPLEGSATLHAWQLLAQPHLGNLLDTRPGVVTKGFRPLELDLEEVYQFTDLEEDEPGQHSQSPISTSCLGSLPCSPSLRRPRANNPDYKEEQPLENGGTPGVGPDQMEAGEEEVSSVHFPGKCMSHTSSTYTFTTCRILHPTDELTRVTPSLLSGPSLASCVMSNSSLRSTPVSTPCTPRRLSLAESFTNLRDSTKTTSTSLGLVRLLQERGISSAVYNPLSWDRADRAPPPDPGLSHTVTPMHPGLDTLPSTPPNSPSKSKPTSLVLPVDYSPSDPPYETFLASRPASSILKEVREADERARTDTPCQTEVSVQNLRLVDKVKKFSLAPRTLTPGIGRPGPSFGAHAVVTSPIGGLPVLNSGMRRNRSYPAMVGASMAMKGPGPPSEDLLLAPGPPRQTSLNEK, from the exons ATGACTAAGACGTATAATGATATAGATGCTGTGACACGTCTCCTGGAGGAG AAAGAGCGGGATTTGGAGTTGGCGGCTCGTATAGGTCAGTCTCTGCTGAAGAAGAACAAAACCCTCAGCGAGAGGAACACCTTCCTGGAGGAGCAGGTGGAGCACATACGAGAAGAG GTGTCTCAGCTGCGTCATGATCTCTCAATGAAGGATGAGCTCCTGCAGTTCTACACAAGTGCAGCTGAGGAGAGCGATGGAGAATCTGCTTCTACCACACC tATTCGCAGAAATGACTCGTCTTTCACAATCCCGAATTACCTCCCTCTGGATTCCCTACAAAAGAAACTCAAAGACCTGGAGGAAGAGAACATCGTCCTGCGATCAGAG gcaAATCACTTAGAGACAGAGACCATCTCGTATGAAGAAAAGGAACAACAGCTTGTAAATGACTGTGTTAAAGAGCTCA GAGATGCTAATATACAGATCTCCACGATTGCGGAGGAGCTGGCTAAGAAAACAGAGGATGCCTCTCGCCAGCAAGAGGAAATCACACACCTTCTCTCTCAGATCGTTGACCTGCAGAAAAAAGCCAAATCT TATGCACTAGAAAACGAAGAGCTCACCCAGCATCTGGGAGCTGCTAAAGATGCCCAAAGAGCACTAACAGCGGAG CTGAGGGAGCTGGAGGATAAGTATGCTGAATGTATGGAGATGCTTCATGAAGCTCAGGAGGAACTGAAGAACTTCAGGAATAAAACGCTGCCTCTCAGTACACCGCGACGATTCCACTCGCTTGGTCTCTTCCCCATG GACTCTTTAGCTGCTGAAATTGAAGGCACCATGAGGAAAGAGATTCAAATGTCTGATCCAGACGTAGAGGAACAAAG GTTGCACCCTAAACGTGTCTTTGAGACGGTGCGTAATATCAACCAGACTGTTCGGCAGCGCTCCATGGGCCCGTCCCCTATGAACATCCCAGGGTCCAATCAGACATCCAGTATGAATTCCAGGCGTTCTAGTTGTCTGAGCACACCCAGATCGAGCATGTACGGAGGGGATGGTATTGAAATGGACAACCGCACTACCAGTATGCTGATGGAAACCCAGTCAAATCAGGATGG CTCTGATGACTCCAACAGAAAGCCTGGCACGCCTGGCACACCCGGCTCCCGTGACCTGGCGGCGGCACTGCGACGTCTTTCCCTTCGACGGGACAACTACATTAGCGAGCGACGTTTCTTTGAGGAGGAGAGAGAGCGTAAACTCAACGCCCTGGCAGAAGAGAAGAGCGACTTGTACGGGGAGAGAGATGGTGGGAGTGGCAGTGAAGACGGCGGCCCCCTCACTCCTGCAGACAGCATCATGTCTCTGGGAACCCTGCACTCGGTTTACTCCATCTACAGCACCCGCTCCTACCTGCCAGAGAAACTCCAGATCGTCAAGCCTCTGGAAG GTTCGGCCACTCTGCACGCATGGCAGCTGCTCGCTCAGCCCCACCTGGGCAACCTCCTGGACACACGGCCGGGTGTCGTGACCAAGGGCTTTCGACCGCTAGAGCTGGACCTGGAGGAGGTGTACCAATTCACCGACCTGGAGGAAGATGAGCCAGGACAGCATTCCCAATCCCCCATCTCTACCTCTTGCCTGGGTTCTCTGCCTTGTTCACCTTCTTTGCGTCGACCGCGTGCCAACAATCCTGATTACAAGGAAGAGCAGCCCTTAGAAAATGGAGGGACCCCTGGAGTGGGGCCAGATCAAATGGAGGCTGGAGAGGAGGAGGTCTCATCTG TGCATTTCCCTGGTAAATGTATGTCTCACACCAGCTCCACGTACACCTTCACCACCTGCAGGATCCTGCACCCTACTGATGAACTCACCAGAGTCACACCCAG TCTTTTGTCAGGTCCATCACTAGCTTCTTGTGTGATGTCCAACAGCAGTCTGCGCTCGACCCCTGTGTCCACCCCCTGCACGCCTCGTCGCCTCAGCTTGGCGGAGAGTTTCACCAACCTCCGCGACTCAACCAAGACCACCAGTACCTCTCTGGGACTAGTGCGCCTCCTACAGGAGAGAGGTATATCTTCTGCTGTCTATAACCCTCTCAGTTGGGACCGGGCGGACCGAGCCCCTCCACCAGACCCCGGTTTATCGCACACTGTCACCCCCATGCATCCCGGCCTGGACACGCTTCCCTCCACCCCTCCAAACTCCCCCAGCAAGTCCAAACCCACCAGTCTTGTGCTCCCTGTAGACTACAGCCCCTCAGACCCCCCCTATGAAACCTTCCTGGCTTCACGCCCGGCCAGCTCGATTCTCAAGGAAGTGCGGGAGGCGGACGAAAGAGCTCGGACAGATACGCCGTGTCAGACTGAAGTCAGTGTGCAGAACTTGAGACTGGTGGACAAGGTGAAGAAGTTTAGCCTGGCTCCCAGAACTTTGACCCCAGGGATCGGAAGGCCGGGACCGTCGTTTGGGGCCCACGCTGTTGTGACTTCCCCTATCGGGGGACTGCCAGTGCTGAACTCAGGGATGAGAAGAAACCGGAGTTACCCAGCTATGGTTGGGGCTAGTATGGCTATGAAGGGCCCGGGGCCTCCCAGCGAGGACCTGCTCTTGGCCCCTGGGCCACCCAGACAAACTAGCCTCAATGAAAAGTGA